AGATTGTTCTTCAATCTAGTTAGAGGCGTTCGCTTATCCACTAGATCTCCTCCAATGATCACAACATCCACATTTTTCAGTTTGTTAAGGGTATTTTGATTTATTTCGCGGTTATGAACATCTGAAATAAAGACAATGTGCAGTTCTTGAGCGAAAGGAAAAGCAGAATCTTCGATTACATGTTTATCCAAGTAGTCTTGTTCTGCCCTAAAGTACATTCCTGCAAGAAATAACAATCCCAAGCTTGCTACTATTAAGACCCCAGCTAACACTTGCCCCACTCTCCCAAAGATAGAATAAAATTAATCGTATCATAAAAGTATTTCACAAAAAAACTGCTATGAACAAGTCATAGCAGTTAGTCATTACACTTCTTTAACACTTAAAATCCTAAACCCTGTCTTCTCCAGCTTATTTGTAAATTGTTCTATATTATCCTTTCTTTCAATTTTTAGAACGATTCTACGTGCAAGCTTATCCGTTTCATCAAAAGTAGCCAGGGATATGACATTTTCATGATAGCTTTTAATAATGTCTCCCAGTCTCTCAATTCGGCCACTTGACTCTTCAGAAGTAAAAGCAATTCGAATACCTTTCTTTTTACTTCCAAATGCGCTTTCAAACTGCTCAATCACATCAAAACGTGTGACAAGCCCCTGAAAATTCCGTTCTTTATCTACAACAGCCAGTAAAGGAAAACCTTTAAACGCTGGCAGTGTGCGTTCAAATACTTCTTCATCATGGATATAGAAGTCTTCATTTTCAGCAATATCGCCTGCGGTCGTTTCGTTTAAAAAGGTTTCTTTACTTTGATCCGCATTAAAATAAGCCCGATAAATAATCTCCTTTGAAACCATTCCTAAGAACTTTCGATCATTAAGTACAGGCATTGCCTGAAGATCATGCTCATTCAATAAATCTAAAATGCCGCTTAAGCGATCATCTGTCTTCGCAGTGTATGATCGATGTGCAGGCTTCATAATACTCTTCACAAACATACGCTCACCTCTTCATATTCTATTATGCATCGAATCCTTCTTTAAATCATTTCTCCAGAGACCTGGTTTATTCCTCCTTTTATTCGCATAGGACATGCCGAATAATCATAAATTTTGATAATGAGTACAGGAAGGGGATATACATGTTTACTTTGATTAAGTGTTATCAACCGTATCACGGTCCATTTGATCCATGTCCTCCTCGGCAGAGGGCTTGCTATCAAACTCCTCCCAATCTATATGTTGGTTTTCAACAGCCGAGCCTTCCACAATTCTCTTTGCGGGATGCACTTTATAAAGGAACGCTTTGGCCTTGCTTCTACGACCCTTATCCAACTCCACAAGGGAAAGGGGAACATTCATGAACAATCCACCAAAAGCTGCAACCGATAGATACGAATTAATGGAGAAAATTCAAATCGTAGACTTTGCGCTTGTGGAGCTAACTCTTTACTTAGATACGCATCCGAATGACTTCCAAGCTATTCAGCAATTTAATGAGCTGGCGGTCCAAAGTAGGGATTTGAAAGCAAATTATGAAAAGCACTTCGGACCGTTGCGCCAGTATGGGGCCAGTTTTTCAGGTTACCCCTGGAATTGGAAAGACAGCCCCTGGCCCTGGCAACTGTAAAGAATAAAAAAAGGAGGGATTCAATGTGGTACTATGAAAAGAAATTACAATATCCAGTTAAAGTAACGGAATGTAACCCAAGACTTGCTAAATACTTGATTGAGCAGTACGGAGGAGCTGATGGGGAGTTATCAGCTGCACTCCGTTATTTAAATCAGCGTTACAGCATCCCTGATAAGGTTATTGGATTATTGACTGATATAGGAACGGAAGAATTTGCCCATCTGGAAATGATCGCTACCATGATTTATAAATTAACCAAAGATGCTACACCTGAACAAATGAAAGAAGCTGGTTTAGGCGCCCATTATGCAAACCATGACCATGCCCTTTACTACAATAACGCTGCGGGAAGTCCGTGGACAGCTACTTATATACAGGCTAAAGGTGACCCGATTGCAGATCTTTACGAAGACATCGCGGCCGAAGAAAAAGCAAGAGCTACTTACCAGTGGATTATCAATATGTCAGATGATCCTTGTTTAAATGACAGTCTTAAATTCTTAAGACAAAGAGAGGTTGTTCACTCTCAACGTTTTCGAGAAGCAGTTGAAATTCTTAAATTCGAGAAAGATCGAAAGCAATTTTTTTAATATCATACAAAATAATCCCCCGTCCATAGTAGGCGGGGAATTATTTTGTATTTGACCTATACTTCTAGAAAATCAGCAACAGGATCATGAAAATAAATATGAAAACAATGATGTAACGAACCCAAAGAGGATTGGCACTCCACTTGGTCATAAAAGTATTAGATTTATCTTCACTTCGTTGCGGTGGCAAATCCAAAGTGTTCATATTTTCACTCGTTAATTTCTTCTCGTTCACATTATTCACACCTTCACTATGATGGGATTGAGTCACTTGATTCCCCCCTGTTCCCTAGACGTATCCACATGGCAAGTACCACATCTATAATAAAATGAGCCGTAATTGTGACCGTAAGACTGCCTGTTAATTCAAACATATATCCAATAAAAAAGCTGACAAACAATACAGAGATTAAGAGAACAATTTTTGACAAATAACGAAAATGTAAAAGAGCAAATAATAAACTGGCTGCCCAATATCCATATTCCGTATGTAAAACACCTCTAAATAACATTTCTTCGCTTATAGCCACTAATAATGTAACTCCAATGATACCTGGGATCGATCGATTTTTAAATACTTTGTTATTAATCCCGCCATCATCATAGTATTGTTTTGGAAGCCTGTTCATCAAAATAAAATCGATCATGAGAACAATAAGTCCTGGCAATACCCCAAACCATATCCAATCATTAAACGTTACTTCGAATATGGATTTCCATTCTGACCAAAAGGAATCAAATAAAAAAAAGCTGCCTAGAATAGAGAGGATTAAAAGTAAAAGCTGGGTTAGGATCAGTTGAAGCGTCACTTCCTGATCCGTCATCATTTTAATAACTTCTGCCTGTTTTTTTCGTTTCATACCTCGCCCCCTGTCTAAAGATAATAGCTAACCGTTCTTTCCAAGTATCAACATCTGCTTGGAACTCGCTCTTCTCAAAGCTTAACGTATCCATTGTAAATCCACATGAATCACAGCAGGGTACTGAGGGTTCTCGAATATCAGCTTGAAAGGATTCGTAGAGACTTTTTCTTCTGCAAGAAGTATGATGGATCCATTGAAGCATTTCAGTAAGTTTTGCCTGCTTGTACTTCCACCTTTTGTTTATTAGACCCTCCAGATTTCGCTCAACAAAAGTTTCTTTAGGATCTTTTAAGATAGTTCTCTCTTTCAGCACACCGTGTTCTTCTAACTGAAAACGTAAAAAGTTCCATTGCGACTCCGATAATTCCAGAAGTTCAGCGAATTCGTCATTCGAAGGAATTAAAGTGTTGTTCTTCCATATCATCTGCAGATATCTTAACACGTTTTGAACATGGTCCATTTGTGGCAATTCACTCTCTATTAACATCTGAGGGAGATAATGATCCTTTGGCCCGTAAAGTACTAGGCTAGCACAAGGGTTCCCGTCTCTTCCGGCTCTTCCTACCTCCTGGATAAATGATTCCAGCTGGGATGGGGGGTGAAAATGAATAACCAGTCGAATATTAGATTTATCCACTCCCATACCAAAGGCACTTGTGCAGCAAATTACATCGAGCTGATCATTCATAAATTGCTGCTGTACCAACATCCTATCCATTTGCTCCATTCCTCCGTGATAAAAAGCCACCCTTTGCTTCAGCCTAGCCTGGAGCAGATAGGCTGCTTTTTCAGCCCATTGTCTACTGGAAAAATAGACCATTGTAGGAACCGCCTGATCAGAAAGCAGCTGAATCATCCGATCTATTTTATGATCAGGAGTTGCGTAATGCTCGACCGCGAAACTGACATTCTGCTTGTCCATTGGATAAATATACTTTTCCATAAGAGGACGCTTTAATTTATCCATAATGTCTGTTTGGACTTCTGGAGTTGCTGTAGCACTTAGTGCTAGTACTGTTGGTTCGCCAAGTTTAGAAATGGTTTGATGCAATTTTAAATAATCCGTTCTAAATTCATGGCCCCATTGTGATATGCAGTGAGCTTCATCAATGACAAATAAACTGATACTAAGCTTTACAAGATGCTGCATAACCCAGTCATTCTGGAGAAATTCTGGGGACATATATATTAAATCGTATTGATCAAGATGTTCCAGCATTTTTCTCCGCTCCGCACGATCCATAAAACTATTCAGTGCAACGACTGACTTATAGCCAGATGCTTTCAGCTGCTTCACTTGATCAATCATTAAAGAAATAAGAGGAGATACTACAATCGTGGTTCCTGATTGAATCTTTGCGGGCAGCTGATAGCAAAGAGATTTACCAGTTCCTGTAGGTAAAATACCAAGAACATCCTGACCAGATAAAATCGACTCGATAATCGGCTGTTGCCCTTCACGAAACTGTGAAAATCCGAAGTGCTTTTCTAATTGAAAAGATAAATTATACATCTGCATAAGATTGTCCTTTCGCTGTTAACTTCTTACCTTTAGCCAGAGCCAATCTGATTTGAAAGTAATCAAATTCACCGTTCAAAGTTTGATGAATTTGTTTTAAACGTAGCGTATTCATGTTATTAGCTGCTGCTATGATTCTTTGCTGATCTTTGGCACTGAGAAAACGTTCGATTGAAAAATCCGGGATAACTAGGGCTGCTTCAACGATATGGTCCTGAATTGTACTTTTTTTCAAGCGGCGCTTCGAAACAATCGCTTCCAATGTCCACCCTAGCTCTAAATAGTGGTACGTATGCTTAGCTGACTGAGTGATCATTGTCTCACCATCTAAACCACGAGTGCACGCAAATAGGAAGGGGTAGGAATCTGGTGAATTTCTAGCCTCGTGGAATAAATAATAAAGTACATGCTGAATACAAACGTAAGCATCTTCCGTTGTAATGTCATACTTACGCTTCATTTGTTCATAGGTAAGCCCTATCACTTCAGCCCCACTCAACCGAAAAGTGAACAGTTCTGACTCCAAATACGATCGATTGTTCAAAAGATCCAAGATTTCACTATACATTCCTTTGACTTCTTGATTCAGGTTATGGGAAAGAGAAGCATAATAACGTTTAACCCACCTTTGTGCTTTAGAGTCATCGATAACAGGGATAAACGTATAGTTGCCTGCATGAATAGAAGTAATCGTCTGAATGACTAGTAAAAGTCTGTGTTCAAATTCTCTGATATTCCGGTGATTATTCATTCCGCTAAAATATTCAAATGAAGGCCCCTGATAGTTATCAAGATAGCGAGCTCCATCAGATGTAATAATGGGTGAGATTCGATCTACAAGATAAATCCACTGATTTTTTTCAATTTGCTTACATCTGTCTTCAAATTCATCTCGAGCTAACCCTTCATAAATACCAAAATAACGCTCCAATTCGTAACCCTTTGCGTCCTGCAATGTCTGAGACGAACGTTTTCCAGTTAATAAATTATATATTCCTGATATTGTACGCTCTCCATTTAACTTTCTTACGCATGTCAAAATAATGACATTAAACACACCAGCCTCCTCCTTCCAGATACTAGGGAATCTACCGTTCGTGTTGAAAACTCCAGACGGGAGTTTTACAATAACTATGTACCCTATTTTTTCAGTTTCCTCTTCGTGAGTGGACATACAAAGGAGGATCATCAGTCGTGGCTAAATATACGATGGTTGATCAAGAAACGTGTATCGCATGTGGTGCTTGTGGAGCTGCAGCACCTGACATATATGATTATGACGACGAAGGGATTGCTTACTCTGTACTTGATGATAACCAGGGTGTTTCGGAAGTGCCTGAAGTGTGGGAAGAAGACATGGAAGATGCCTTCGATGGCTGCCCTACAGATTCTATTAAGATTGCAAAATCCCCTTTTGAAGGAAATGCGCACAAGCACGAATAATAAAGGAGAACCTCTTCCGAATGCGAAGGGGTTCTTTTTTTTAAAAGATTCTATCATTTATCCAGCTCTTCAAACCTTTTATAAGCTTCTCCCTCCTCAAAGGTAGAAAACCAGCGGTCAAATTGATCATCTATAATCCGGTAATGCTTGCTTATCATATTTTGCTGCAGTAAAAAACCTTCTTTTTCCTTGAGCGTTGTCCACCATACTTTCCCTCCCAGCGTTTTACCCACCGGACGTTCCACTTGGTGATGAGCAATGGTTTCTGCAATTTCAAGGGGGGCATCTCCAAGAACGCCTTTTAAAACTTCACTATCTTGAAAAAGAGCGCACACGGCCACCACTGTGGTCCATCCAGCAATTGTGCGTCCCTTTTCAATTTGGACAAGGGTTTTTTTAGACAAGCCTAGCACTTCAGCCATTTTTGATTGCGTATAGCCATATTCCACACGGATTAATTTTATTTTTTCAGCTACTTGTATCCTTAATTGTTCTTTATCCAACCTGCACCGTCCCCTTTACTACGTCCCCCTAATTTTAACACGTCCCCTCCCTGCTTACCTATTAAAGTGATCAAAAACCCCGTATCCATAATACGGGGCTTTAGGTTATTCATTAATATCTATCGGATTTATAAAGGTGGGTACCGGGATGGGTTCGTTTAAGTTGTAGAATGAATTTATTTCATGGTTTATATTATCGAAGATCACTTCGTTAAAACCAAAGTTCTCAGCTGTTGCTAACACCGCATCAATCATCATCATTAATTGCTTATCGCTTGCCCATGAATCGTGTTCAACTGTCATGGTTAGAGCAGATCCTTCCGCTTCAATCGAAGAAAAGGTTACATGATTGGGTACAGCAGAATCTACGTTGTCAGAAGTCTGTTTTTCTTTCATTCGATTTAACGCCTCCTGAATGGAGAGCTCTCTCTCTGTTTTTATTGGGACGAGAAATTGACGCTCGCTGCCCTGATCGCTGTAAATTTGATAAAAATATCGATTTTGCTCAACCACAGGAAGAGTTTCTATTTTTCCAAAGTTGCCAAGGACGACTGGTGATCCACTCTCTGTCTGAAGCTTAATGTTTTTCACATCATAAGGGTACAATTTCCACCGGATACTCTCGGATATAATGGACGTGTAGGCACTGCCGCTTACGGAAAAGTTATCCGGGAAAATGACCTCAGCCTGGTTTCTTTCTTCATCAATATTAAAGGTTAAATCCTTGATTAGATCTTCAGCCAGTCCCCACTCTTCAGGCTTAACGAGTGAAGAAATATTTTTATCTTCCTGATCACCGGGTTTTATTACTGTAAATGGTACGACTATCTCTCCATTTTTTCCAGGAAGAACGTAAGACTCTATATCCGGAGAACGATCCTGGAGTGTAAAAGGTGATTCTGTTTCATTATTATCAGAGGAAGGATTAGTATCTTCATTTCTACTGGAACCTTCTATTTCTGAAGGTTTTTGTTCAGTAGTTTCTGCCTGGTCCCGGCCACTTTCATTTGCAGACTCAGTCGAACTTTCTTCCTGATCAGCTGAGCCGCTATATTCATTGGAAGGTAGTGAACTCCAGAAAACAGGGAGAACGATTGCAAGGATAAGCAGTACTGCAGCTGTAGCCATACTTGGAGTTATCCAGGGAGCGATCCTTCTTTTTCTTTTATTAAGCTTAGGCTCTATGGAGCGATAAAGATTTTCTTTGCTTTGCTTATCTTCTATCTTCGGAAATTCTCCTAACAATTCTTTTAATTCATCTTCGCTATAAGTTTTACGCTTCACGCTGCACCCCCCCCTTCCACAGGCTTATCCATCATCTCTTTTAAGGCTCTCATTCCTCGATGCTGAGTCGTTTTCACTTTACTCTCGCTCCAATTTAATATTTCTGCTGTTTCTTGTATAGACAATCCTTGTATGAACCTGAAAATAATTACATTTCTTTGATCTATCGTACAATTATCCAGTGCTTTATAAACTTGCTTCATTTCATCATTTTGGATTGCGATTTCATCCGGCAAAGAAGCATAATCTTTAAGCTGCTCCCCTTTTTCATTCCAATCAAAAAAATCCATAATTCGATTCCGTTTGCGTTTTTGCTTCCTGAAGTGATCAATCGCTACATGTCTCGCTATGGATAGCAGCCAAGTTTTTTCAGTACTCCGCCCATCAAAAGACTGATAAGATTTAAGCACCTTTATATAAACTTCCTGGACAAGATCTTCAGCGAGATCGCGATCTCTGACCATGTAGATTAAATATTGAAACAAATCATGATGATAACTTTCGTAAAGTTCGTCAAAGAACGTTTTCACTAATGGTACCTCCCACTTATCTATTTAGTCGTTATATGTATGAAAAAAGTTACATCACTATCTTAATATGAGGATTTAAAAAAAGATATAAAGGAAGGGCTCTTAAAAGGGATTTATAAATAAATGGATCTCTTAGACGTCCCTGTTAATTTTAACCAATGGCTTATTAAGCTAAAGGGCCGGATTGTGGAAGACTCAGTTTCGAGATAATCTGGGCTGTTTCCAAAAATTTGATGAGGATGGCTGCGGAAACAACTCGTCTTGTTCCATCACCCAGACACTCGAGACATAAGCCGATCATCAACGGATTGAAAAACCGCAATCCTTTTGATGATCGGCTTATGTCTCGAGTGTCTTTCGGGGTGATGCCACATTTGAACACTTTCCTGCGGGGGAACTGGCAAGCCTCCTCGCTCGTTTCACTCCCTGTGGGGTCTCGCCTAGCTCCTTCTCCCGCGGGAGTCTCGTCGTTTCCTTCGCCACCCTATGATTGAAGAGTGGACGGACCCTTCTATAGGCGATGGAGAGGTGCTTGGATCCGCCACAAATGTTTCTATAGCGGGAATTTTCCACACGTGTACGCTTGTTTTTAATAGTTAATCTCCATCATAAACCGGTGCGTTTCGAATAAGATTTAGAGCTCCATATATCGCAAGGTCCGGAGGGGGACGATGTAGACTCCTGTGGGATGAACATGATCGGTAAGATCCCGCAGGGCTGAAGCCCGAGGAAGCTTACCACATGCCCACGGAAAGCGAAATCGTCCCCCTCCGGACCTAATTCTCTCAAAAGTCTCGAAACTGAGTCTTCAAGTAATGGGAGCTTTACATTAAAATTAATACGGAAGTTTAAAGAGCCAAATAGAAAGAAAAAACACAGGCGTCAGGGGATCCCTGGCATCCTGTGTTTTTAAGAACGATAATTGGTTGTTCCAATATGTGGTGTTTTTTCAGTTAGTCCATTTCTCTTCTTGTAACGTTTAAACAATGTACCTAAAACGGGAGAAAGAACTAAGATGAAAATGATTGTTGAAATAGCATGATTTAGATCGTAAGGCAATCCCGCCAAATAATAAGCCCAGAAAGGCTGACCAATAGAACGCATCGTAAGTGAGATAACCAGCCCGAAAAATATACCTGAGAGAAACCCATATATGGAAAGGCCCCAGACGGGGAGACCTGATTTATATTTTCCAAGTAGACCAGCAACCAAACCTATAATTGACCATGCAACTACCTGCCATATAGTCCAGTAGCCCATCCCAAGAAGCATATTGGATACAATGGTTGTTAAGAATGCCATAATTAGTCCTGCAGCGGGTCCCATCCAAAACCCTGTCAAAATGATAATGGCAGTTACCGGCTGTACATTAGGTACATGGCTTAGAGCAATTCTGCCCGCAACCGCTAATGAGGCAAGCATGGCAATTAAGGTGATTTTATAAATATTCATTTTCCATCATTCCCATGAATGGTAATCAAATACAATCTCATCGCCTTGTTTTAATTCATAGTCGTTGGCTCCCACTTGGGCTTCCTCTCCATTAATGGTGTACATCCAGGCCATTTTCTTATCTTGATTTGCTGATATTCCTTCAATACTATTAATCATTCCATCACTTTGTTCTACTTCAAAATTATCTTCCAAGACTTTCATCAAGGTAGCGCCTTCCTCCACGGAAAGTTCTTTATCAGCTAAGATTTCCTCTCCATTATTTTTGGAGATCTCTATTTGGACACTGACTTCCTGTTTTTCCTCTTCCTGAACGGCATTGGCTTGTTCCTCTTTCTGTGTGCCACACCCGCTTAAGATACCTGCCGTTAATAAGACCGCCAACATTAAAGCATAAAGTTTGTTCATCTTGCTTCCATCCTCTCATTTTTTAGTACTGGCTTTTTCGAAAGGACGAATGGACAACCTAACACTATGTATCCATCAAAAAAAGCCTGCCTTCGTTAAAGGCAAGCTTAAGACAAACAGATGGTTTAGTTGAAATATTTACATAGAACCGATCGGTTGTCTCAAACGCTCAATCCCCGAAGCTTTGAAACACTGGGATCAGGCAGGTCTACTGACTTGTGCGTCATCCTACTAAGGACCCTTCCCGTGCATTTGCACAGTGGAACTTCCTTTTCGTATTCACATACAGTTGCGAGGACAGTCCCGGCCTTTAACCGGGTTCCCGTTTTAAGCCCTTTCAGGCACCTGAATCCACTCAATATAAAGTTATTTATCCATTACTAGATTAACTCAATTTTCGCCATTTAGCAACTAATTATCTGTAAAATCTATCCTCTTAGGGATTCTGAAAGAAAAAGTAGTCCCCTCTTCTACCTTACTGTGCACACTAATCATTCCATTATGGGCTTCCACAATATTTTTAGCAATAGCCAGTCCTAGACCCGTTCCTTTTTTATGCTTAGATGTTTCTCTTTTTCTTGATTTGTCTGCTTTATAAAAACGTTCGAATACAAAAGGAAGGTCCTCTTCAGAAATTCCCTGACCAGAATCATATACAGATGCCATCCATTCATGTTCTCCATCCTCAATCATTACGTTTACGGATCCATGCTCACTTGTATGTCGAATGGCATTATCAATGAGATTAGTAAATACTTGTTCAATCCGATCAGCATCAAAATAAAGCCATTCTAGATTTGGATCTACATTTATGGTTAAGGCTACCTGTCGTTCCTTGGAAAGTCCTTGAAACTTCCGTTCGATCTTGTCCATATAAGAAGTCATTTCTACGGATTCCACATATAAATTTATATGACCCGCTTCCATTCGAGCTAAATCCAATAACTCATTGACCAGTCGGCCAATTCGCAATGATTCATCGTGAATGATCTGGGCTAGTTCATTTTTATCTTCTTTACTCTCCGCAACATCATCTACTATTGCTTCACTGTACCCTTGAAGCATTGAAATAGGAGTTCGTAGTTCATGGGAAACATTGGCTATAAAATCTTTGCGAAGTTTATCCAGTCTGCGCTCGTCTGTCATATCTCTTAAGACCGCAACTGCACCTCTAATAGTGTCTTTATCGTATAATGGAGTCATAATAATGACCCAGGAGCGGCCTTGCAAGGATACTTCAGTCATCGCTTCCTGTTCTTTGGATATCACTTCATCAAAAAGTTCATAAAGAGGAGTCGGCAAATTAATTGGATTCAATGTAGCTTCTTCATCATTCTCAAACTTATCAGCTTCCAAATATTGCTGGGCTGGAGGGTTGGTAATCAGAACTTCTCCTTCACGATTGATAGTAATAACCCCATCTGCCATCGAGCGCAATATGCCCGAAAGCTGTTCTTTCTCCTGATTTAGCGCATTAATATGAAATTTAAGCTGACGTCCCATGCGATTGAAAGCCATAGCAAGCTCTCCTATTTCATCATGAGTTAAAATAGGGATTTTTGTGTTAAATTCCCCTTTAGCAAGCTCAAGGGCCCCTTCCCGCATCTTGATTAGGGGGGAGGTGATACGGGTAGATAAGAAAAAAGCAAAGATCGTAGTCAAAATAATAGCAATCCCTGCTCCAAGAAAAATAATCTTGGTGGTCTGTTCAGAAGTTTCCTCTATCGTATCCAGAGATTGATAAACAAAAACAGCTCCATTTCTTTCCGTTAAAGGAGTTCCCACCACCATAACCTCTGTATCAAACTCTTTTATTTCTGTAACCTTTTTCACATCCTGCCCTTCACTTATGACTTTGGATAAATCGTTATCGGAGGAGATCCAATTGTAAGTCATTTTGGGCAGAGCCTTTGATTCGCTATCACTAATAATCACTTCATCAGGTCCATAAGTGATCAACGCCCGGCTCGCAGGATTCTTAACAAGTGCCGTAGTAGAAAGAAGCAGATTTCTATCTTCATACCTATCTA
The Halobacillus halophilus DSM 2266 DNA segment above includes these coding regions:
- a CDS encoding helix-turn-helix transcriptional regulator, whose product is MDKEQLRIQVAEKIKLIRVEYGYTQSKMAEVLGLSKKTLVQIEKGRTIAGWTTVVAVCALFQDSEVLKGVLGDAPLEIAETIAHHQVERPVGKTLGGKVWWTTLKEKEGFLLQQNMISKHYRIIDDQFDRWFSTFEEGEAYKRFEELDK
- a CDS encoding ferredoxin, which codes for MAKYTMVDQETCIACGACGAAAPDIYDYDDEGIAYSVLDDNQGVSEVPEVWEEDMEDAFDGCPTDSIKIAKSPFEGNAHKHE
- a CDS encoding CPBP family intramembrane glutamic endopeptidase, yielding MKRKKQAEVIKMMTDQEVTLQLILTQLLLLILSILGSFFLFDSFWSEWKSIFEVTFNDWIWFGVLPGLIVLMIDFILMNRLPKQYYDDGGINNKVFKNRSIPGIIGVTLLVAISEEMLFRGVLHTEYGYWAASLLFALLHFRYLSKIVLLISVLFVSFFIGYMFELTGSLTVTITAHFIIDVVLAMWIRLGNRGESSDSIPS
- the sigX gene encoding RNA polymerase sigma factor SigX; this translates as MKTFFDELYESYHHDLFQYLIYMVRDRDLAEDLVQEVYIKVLKSYQSFDGRSTEKTWLLSIARHVAIDHFRKQKRKRNRIMDFFDWNEKGEQLKDYASLPDEIAIQNDEMKQVYKALDNCTIDQRNVIIFRFIQGLSIQETAEILNWSESKVKTTQHRGMRALKEMMDKPVEGGGAA
- a CDS encoding helix-turn-helix domain-containing protein, coding for MFNVIILTCVRKLNGERTISGIYNLLTGKRSSQTLQDAKGYELERYFGIYEGLARDEFEDRCKQIEKNQWIYLVDRISPIITSDGARYLDNYQGPSFEYFSGMNNHRNIREFEHRLLLVIQTITSIHAGNYTFIPVIDDSKAQRWVKRYYASLSHNLNQEVKGMYSEILDLLNNRSYLESELFTFRLSGAEVIGLTYEQMKRKYDITTEDAYVCIQHVLYYLFHEARNSPDSYPFLFACTRGLDGETMITQSAKHTYHYLELGWTLEAIVSKRRLKKSTIQDHIVEAALVIPDFSIERFLSAKDQQRIIAAANNMNTLRLKQIHQTLNGEFDYFQIRLALAKGKKLTAKGQSYADV
- a CDS encoding CBS domain-containing protein — translated: MFVKSIMKPAHRSYTAKTDDRLSGILDLLNEHDLQAMPVLNDRKFLGMVSKEIIYRAYFNADQSKETFLNETTAGDIAENEDFYIHDEEVFERTLPAFKGFPLLAVVDKERNFQGLVTRFDVIEQFESAFGSKKKGIRIAFTSEESSGRIERLGDIIKSYHENVISLATFDETDKLARRIVLKIERKDNIEQFTNKLEKTGFRILSVKEV
- a CDS encoding manganese catalase family protein; this encodes MWYYEKKLQYPVKVTECNPRLAKYLIEQYGGADGELSAALRYLNQRYSIPDKVIGLLTDIGTEEFAHLEMIATMIYKLTKDATPEQMKEAGLGAHYANHDHALYYNNAAGSPWTATYIQAKGDPIADLYEDIAAEEKARATYQWIINMSDDPCLNDSLKFLRQREVVHSQRFREAVEILKFEKDRKQFF
- a CDS encoding ATP-binding protein encodes the protein MFWRSVVGKLWFTILFLVCFVLFILTVLLLEFFQNYHIQQAESQLLQTASKITEVVDRYEDRNLLLSTTALVKNPASRALITYGPDEVIISDSESKALPKMTYNWISSDNDLSKVISEGQDVKKVTEIKEFDTEVMVVGTPLTERNGAVFVYQSLDTIEETSEQTTKIIFLGAGIAIILTTIFAFFLSTRITSPLIKMREGALELAKGEFNTKIPILTHDEIGELAMAFNRMGRQLKFHINALNQEKEQLSGILRSMADGVITINREGEVLITNPPAQQYLEADKFENDEEATLNPINLPTPLYELFDEVISKEQEAMTEVSLQGRSWVIIMTPLYDKDTIRGAVAVLRDMTDERRLDKLRKDFIANVSHELRTPISMLQGYSEAIVDDVAESKEDKNELAQIIHDESLRIGRLVNELLDLARMEAGHINLYVESVEMTSYMDKIERKFQGLSKERQVALTINVDPNLEWLYFDADRIEQVFTNLIDNAIRHTSEHGSVNVMIEDGEHEWMASVYDSGQGISEEDLPFVFERFYKADKSRKRETSKHKKGTGLGLAIAKNIVEAHNGMISVHSKVEEGTTFSFRIPKRIDFTDN
- a CDS encoding ECF transporter S component; protein product: MNIYKITLIAMLASLAVAGRIALSHVPNVQPVTAIIILTGFWMGPAAGLIMAFLTTIVSNMLLGMGYWTIWQVVAWSIIGLVAGLLGKYKSGLPVWGLSIYGFLSGIFFGLVISLTMRSIGQPFWAYYLAGLPYDLNHAISTIIFILVLSPVLGTLFKRYKKRNGLTEKTPHIGTTNYRS
- a CDS encoding spore coat associated protein CotJA; this encodes MFTLIKCYQPYHGPFDPCPPRQRACYQTPPNLYVGFQQPSLPQFSLRDALYKGTLWPCFYDPYPTPQGKGEHS
- a CDS encoding spore coat protein CotJB yields the protein MNNPPKAATDRYELMEKIQIVDFALVELTLYLDTHPNDFQAIQQFNELAVQSRDLKANYEKHFGPLRQYGASFSGYPWNWKDSPWPWQL
- a CDS encoding DUF4430 domain-containing protein — translated: MNKLYALMLAVLLTAGILSGCGTQKEEQANAVQEEEKQEVSVQIEISKNNGEEILADKELSVEEGATLMKVLEDNFEVEQSDGMINSIEGISANQDKKMAWMYTINGEEAQVGANDYELKQGDEIVFDYHSWE
- a CDS encoding RecQ family ATP-dependent DNA helicase; translation: MYNLSFQLEKHFGFSQFREGQQPIIESILSGQDVLGILPTGTGKSLCYQLPAKIQSGTTIVVSPLISLMIDQVKQLKASGYKSVVALNSFMDRAERRKMLEHLDQYDLIYMSPEFLQNDWVMQHLVKLSISLFVIDEAHCISQWGHEFRTDYLKLHQTISKLGEPTVLALSATATPEVQTDIMDKLKRPLMEKYIYPMDKQNVSFAVEHYATPDHKIDRMIQLLSDQAVPTMVYFSSRQWAEKAAYLLQARLKQRVAFYHGGMEQMDRMLVQQQFMNDQLDVICCTSAFGMGVDKSNIRLVIHFHPPSQLESFIQEVGRAGRDGNPCASLVLYGPKDHYLPQMLIESELPQMDHVQNVLRYLQMIWKNNTLIPSNDEFAELLELSESQWNFLRFQLEEHGVLKERTILKDPKETFVERNLEGLINKRWKYKQAKLTEMLQWIHHTSCRRKSLYESFQADIREPSVPCCDSCGFTMDTLSFEKSEFQADVDTWKERLAIIFRQGARYETKKTGRSY